The Chiloscyllium plagiosum isolate BGI_BamShark_2017 chromosome 4, ASM401019v2, whole genome shotgun sequence region TAAAGCTCAGTCCACTGCCAGGTGGATACTTCAAGTTTCTAAGGTTGCATGTCCAGGGAATGTAGGTGTCCTACGTTATGATactgaccacacttcaaaagtgcttcattagGTGTAAAGTGCTTTTGGATGTCCCAAGGTTATGAATGGCACTTTGGAAATTCAAGTTCTCTCTTTCTGAGTCCCAGGAAGCACTAAATAGCTTTTTGTGTGAGGAGAGAGTTGGATCAGTCTGATCTGTTCTAATGTGTCTCCTTGTAGTTGGACTCAGAACTCATTGAAGGTACCCAATATCAAATTGCCTTACCTGAGAAACTAACAACAAACTTAAAAGTCATGAATTCAAAATAGGAAAGCAACCTTGTTTTTTATGGAAAACACAGTATAAATATCaataatttgtaaaaaaaaagatgcaCTATCGATTTACCAGATCAATACATGAAGTGAAGTTGCAATAAGACATTCTGATACTGATTGTGGGGATATAATCTTACGTTGTGCTGAAGAATCACATTTTAGTTGCTTCACCTCCATCAAATAACGATTCTAATGAATGTTTTGTGCTGCAATAATGGAGTTCTTTGTTAGCCTTCTATCATGATATAAAACATGTTCACAATTCATCACAATCACAACAGAGACCAGAAGAAACAGCCAGAAAGTTGGTTATTTTAATCACAATTAATTGCTTTGACTACTTGATATTGGTGATTCATTGTCATTATCTAAGTGCATGTTGAGTGGCATAGATGGCCATGGATCTTCCAAACTTTCTAATCTTagcaactgcagatgctgttatTGTTGATGTCCTGGTTACATGGATTTTTAATGCAGTCTAGTGGCTTGCTTCCCAGTTGGCCTATTGATCTTCTACTGCTTAGCCCCCTAGTGGTGATGAGGCTCCAACTCTTCTGCATGGAAAGCATGTTTGGAAACCGACATTTGACTTCTGTTGATATAATTTAAGAATTCTTTtgcttttccagcctctctcAATGCTCTTTAGTTCTTCTCTCCACCCAGCTTACACTTAGGATCCTTCTTAAGCATCTAATTTCAAAgccattgatttttattttaatgcacCAAGCTTCATATCCATTATTCATTACTGATTGGATGTAATATTTTAGTACCTCACTTGAGCATTAGCATGGTTAAAATTTTTGGTCCTTGCTTTTCTCATTCCAATCCCTAGGCAGATGAATGCAAACTACATTAAACCATAAGAAACAAGGATGCTTCAGATTTCATACCTAAATTAGTAGATATCTACTACACCAGATATTGGCCAATAAATTAATCCCTAGCCACATGTTGTTCATTGTGTATAAAGAGTGAGTGGGCTGAACACTGggcagaaagagaaacaaatacaCGATGCATTAAAAGTCTTTGCTACAGACAGAGGCGCAATCACATGCAAAATACACATGGAAGAGAATCATGTACAAATAGAAAAAGGGATACAGAAAGCAAATTGTAAATATAgtcagaaagagagaaacagctgaagatagaAGTACTTTGGCCGCCAAAAATGGAGTGAAAAGTACTGAAAATCGTAATACACAAAGGAATAGTAAAGGATAGAGAGAAAGACAGCTTTTGTGGCAACATtgcactgtaaagtaatctaatctaatctaatctaattgcagaGTCCTTTTGAAGTGTGGTTGCTATTCTAAGAAATGCAACGCAGTAAACAATGTAATGATGCACAGACAGTACATTTTGatgataaatgttgaccaggacacTGAAAAATGTCTTTACTTCTTCTTATGTGGTGTCGTGGGATCCTTAACATCTAGCTGGGTCAACAAGCAGGGTTTACCATCTTTGACTGATAGCATTCCTGCTCAAGTCTTtagaatgggatttgaactcttgaAGTTCAAGCAACCACATTTCAAAAGGACTCTGAAACTGAGACAAGACAGGCACTGATCTCTACCATTCATTGGGAACATGTGCCCAAGGCAACTAAACACAAGCATCAAAAACAGCCATTTTCACAGATGTAGAACGAGAGAAAACAACTGACTTGTATAAGGACAGAGATGAAAACAGATGTACACTGAGAAAATGGAAAAGGGAtttaattaagattttttttgccTAACGACTCCTGTGTAATTACTTAGTTTGGTCAGTCAGGACTATCCAAAGTCTCCAATTCTAACTGATTCAGCGACCTAGGCAGAGGGTCCCAGAGAGCAGGGGATTTGCCTACTGGAAGTTCAGACTTGTTGGACAATGCCAATGGAGTCATTAAATTGGAACCTGCATGGGTTCCAGATTGCATGGTAGGTTGTGTGTCTGATTCCTGATAATCCAACAGCTGGGAGATTTGGGCCATCGTTTTTCTTAGATTAAACTAGATTGTCTTCAATTACATCTGCAAACAATCATTTTCATCGGTCAAAATGCTTGTCCTATCTATTGTTGAAGTATTTGGGATTAGCTAGATTATTCAGTCTGACTGGGGCTTCCATTGAGTATTTTCCTCTGTGGGTTCGCTCCAGGTTGAACAAGAGTTTGGTGTCTGTCAGCATGTAATGTTGCCTGAAAGGTAATAGCCGTGATACACTCTGCAGTTCCTCCCTCTGAGCTCTTAGTGTGTTGATGCGATTAGAATTCATAGTTGGCTTTGGTATTTCATTAAGGTGGCAGTCAACTTGGAAGGGATAGTTCCTTTCCTGGAGAAGCGGTGTGTACAACAGCCTGTACTGAGCGGCAGCTCTGCTGTTTTGTTTCTGGTTGTGAAGATTTTCACCTTTGGTGAAGTGAAAGGTGTTAATTGAGGGCTGGCTGGAACTGGATAGGCTGCTCAAAGTATTTGAAAGGGTGTTGTGACTTTCTGGCCACATGATTATTGGTCCGCTGCTGGTTTTCACTGAGCTTCTTGGAAGGCTGTGAGGTAATGCGTgctttgaattgaattcatttaCTGGCTTAGACTGAGAAAAGAGCCTGCGAAATTCTTCATCAAAACTTTCAACAATGTGTCCTGAAAAGAGAGTGATGAAATTCCTGTGCACCTGCCCTGATAACCAAGTAAAACTGTAAAGGCAGAAATtgagagaaaaaataaatttaaaaattgattcaAATGAAATGCTTACAATTTGTTAACACAAAAATCTAAAGCAAATATGGTCCTTTATCATTTTTGCAGCATAGGTTCTCCATTTTCCTTTTGAGTTCAAAGGttgtgtgttcaagtcccactccagggctTAAGCATAAGATCCAGGCTGGCTGTTCCAGTGCAACGCTAAAGAAGTGCTATACTGTCAGAAGTGTATTATTGTATGAGATGGCAAAATAAAACCATCAGGAAGACATTTGTCAAGAAGACAAAACCCTTATTTTGAAAGGCAATGTGGAATCTCTCCCCAGAGCCCTTGCAAACCAATATCCCCTAAAGGCATCTTCACTCATCCAATCCTGTCTCTTGAGCATCCCTAATTTCCATTGTTCAGCTATTGGTTGTCATGACATCAACTgctctggaattctgtccctaaatctctccacctctcaAGCTGTTGCTCCTCCTCTAGGATGTTTTAAAAAACTTGTCTGTTTGACCAAACTTTTGATTTAGAATATTGAAAAAATCCAATAAATACTGCCATATGAAGCAAGTTTTTATTACTTGCTTCATCTATAAAAAAATGCCATTTGTGGACAAATGTACAGACTAACAAATGAATGCCTTCTCACCAAATAGCAGCACCTTGCAACACTCTGAAGAATTACCCATTTGGAGTCACCGTTTCCAAAATGGCTTGACCTACTGTGTCGCAAAGGCCCATATTGGGTTGCCAGTTCTGATTGAAAACATTCCTGGAGGTCTCAGGATATGACTCTCTCTTGCTTCCTACATtccctctcctgaaccccccaccccaaccccagaATAAGTATTGGTCACTTGACATGCCTGTCCACCTAATGCCTGTTCCTCGTTTGCTAATCAGGGAGTGGTTACCTGATGTATTGACTTTTAACTCTGAAGCCAACATAGTTGTTCTGCCAACTCAAATAACAAATAGGCAGAAATATTGAGAaattaaattcaacaaaattTTGTCCAGCGTTACAATGATTTTTCACCCAGGCTGCTTGTAGTACAGACTGAAGGGTAGCATTGAGGTCTTGGAGAGTTGTAGCTTAGAGGAGTTTACAAACTGGAATAATTCTTTTACTCCCGGACAGTCCTGGAGTGTTTGAAATATTAATCATACCTACTTTGTTCTACTTGCACTGTTTATAAACACAGTGACTGTAGTGGCTGAATATCTTCCCACTCACCTGTAGGATCCTGATAGCACATGTAAGCAGTCAATAATGGTAAACTTTTCCTGAACTTGGCCTGAAAATTTCTTTCCAGATTTTGAACAGTAGAGGTCACCAGACACATGCCTGATTTCTATATTCTGAAACACGAGAGAGAAGGAGTTCATTCATCGAGAGAAGGTGAcagcaatgtttatatttgaacaACACAAGAAATGGAATATTGTCAACCTTATATACCAAGAAGTTTGTAAAAGTAACACCTGTGGTTTACACCTCGTATTTCAATTATTTGCCAGCTTTTGAGTGGTTTATTCCACTCCGTAGATTCCTCTGGTATATACATTCTCAGATGTCTGTGTTCCTCCACTTTGTCCTATTCATTATCCCCTGATTTAAGTCACTCCACTATTGGGTGGTCATGTCTTCAGCTGCTGAGGCCACTACTCTTGGGTATCCCTCCTTAAACCTCTATGTCATTCTGTCTTTCTTTATTTAAGATATGTAAAGCCTTGACTAAGCTCCTGGTCATTTGTCCTAACACcaccttatgtggctcagtgtcagatAATGCTCCAGGAAGCACCATGGGATAGTATATTGCATTAaaaacattatataaatgcaTATTTTTAGCTGTTGTAATTACTCTGTGTTTTCAAAAGCTACTCAATTGAAGCCTCtgttaaaacagaaaatactggaaatactagCAGGTCAAACAACAACAGAAAGAGAGCGGTCCAGAAATTCCAATAATGGAAAGTTTTTGGAGCAGCTCAGATTGGAGTTACACTTTGGGATTCCAGATGCAGCAAGCTCTAGGAATTGACAAATTCAGTTTTCCAATGGCAAATCTCTTGCATCTGGAACCTTCCAAAACAATCAATCTGTTAAAGttgtacaaagtcagaagtcacacgacaccaagttatagtccaacaggtttatttgaaaccacacaaGCTTTCGTCAGGTTCTGTGAGAAAGCAGGgcagacacagagtttataggcagagagatcaagagaTCATACAGCTGGTATGAGTGGGGTGTCAGATAatatctctgcaggtgaccaagagtgttagaCAGTGTATAAAGTGTTTATAAAGTCAACATCAGTGCTGTGCTGTCATGACAATCAGGCAGAGCGATAGGAATATACAGTAACATCTCAGGCCACATCCTAGACATTGTGAGGCATTGTTCAGAATCTGTCTGAGTTTTAATCTAGAAGCGGGCTGGTTTCATTCTGAAAGCTGGAATTTATAagatgccacattgactgacagTGACTCCAAattttgtgctttttgaacacaatagaatgtatctgcaaataaacaAACATCTTGGATGAAATGATTCACCCCGTAGATGTgtgtgtcgtgtgtgtgtgtgtatatgagagagagagaatctgtgtgggtgtgtttgtgtgtgtgccttTGTGTGAAAGAGTGTGTATATGAGAAAGCGTAATAAGTAATTCAAAActgtgcttcgaaagcttgtgcgatttcaaataaacctgctggaccataatctggtgttgtgtgacttctgattttgtctactctagtccaacactggcgcctcCACATCATAGCTACCATTAAAGTTGTAAACTTTGGAGGGATCCAACTCACGTAATTTAATAGTTACCTGGGAAAACATTGAGGTTGAAGATGCTACTAAAatcctgggtaactattaaactgaagcTCCAAATTACCAATGACTCCCCAAACTATaccccatcccccctccccccagatcTTAGTCCATATCCAAGACCCTACAACCAAACACTCTCCCCTGCAATCAAGCCCAATTTCACCCACAGCACTCTGAACTAATCCTGACTAACACCAAGCCCTCACAACTCAGACTCTCCCAACTCTCCCAGAACTGATAACCCCCATTTCTGGCCTGACCTCAACCCACTACCAGAAATAATGCAACCCTTCCTCTTCCCATCCAATGTCTGAATATCCCCTGGATTGGTACTCTCTCCCACACATAAGACCCAACATCCCTCAACCCTTACCCCACCTTGGACTAACAACCCACTTCCCCAATAAGAATCAGTACTCCAGCCACCTGCCTGACAATCCCAAGCTGTAGCCTGACCACGCCTCCACCACCTGAAAAAGATGGACAAAGAGAGACAACCAAGTGTCCATTATGCACATAtgagcatatatatatatatatatatatacacatggATTATGTAGAATTCAACTGGATTATTTTATTGTTGAATATAAAGCTGACAAAGCACGTACCGTTAAGTGACTGCTTGTTATCTGGAGTTTTTCACACATTTCAATGAAGTATTGTAAAGAGTGTTGATCTAGTAGAATGTAAACAATGACATCCCGCTTGTTGGCTGCTTCCAGGACATCACAGAAGATATCAACATCAGTGAATATGTCCATCACGATAGCTATTAGCTGGGGGAAAGGAAGTTAGAATCACATTTGATACTTTAACTTCCACACTTATGGCAAGAGACTGGAAAAGCCGAGGCTGGTGGGACAAAGAGGTCTACGTGCCCTGGTATATGAACCACAAAATGTCAATGTATAGTGGCAGCAAttgattgggaaggcaaatggaccattggactttaatgcaaggagttcAGAGGTTCACTTAGTTCATTTCTGGGAAGAAAGGCTCAACTTATGAAGAACAGTTccggcttgtactcattggagtttagtaaaatgagagggatcttgttgaaatatataagatcttGACGAAAGTGGATAGAATGGATATCTGGAAGATGTTTTCTCTTTGGTAAAACTAACACAGTTCAGAATTTAGAGATCTcctttttaaaagggagaagaggagaACTTTTTCAATCATCTGGTCATTGGTCTGTGCGAATCTCTTTCATAGAAAGCAATGGAGATTGGATTATCAAACTTGTTGAAGGCTCAATTCAATACATTTTTGATAGAAAAGTGAATCAAGCACTATGGGTTTTGGGAGAGTGGGAGAACAGCTAGGTGGAGCTGAGGACaccatcagatcaaccatgatcttactgaatagtggTACAGGCTTGAAGGCCGAATGACCTATTCCAGTTTCTAAGACTTT contains the following coding sequences:
- the LOC122549498 gene encoding protein FAM83A, with the protein product MNTQSYRKTNWYQSKKVGKIKRRLEAVKNPWMSAPEFGLSHNESIRLATDALLDAGTEAYDSVLAEEGEVSFLSPSEIQYIMSNPKEPLQPELPPLEGGQSKPGAPDASSDLTGTYFPLNSDSNGPMLEQGWPMADKRYYLKGPSSIKVYFQNAKSQSIKNILRFYISQAIELIAIVMDIFTDVDIFCDVLEAANKRDVIVYILLDQHSLQYFIEMCEKLQITSSHLTNIEIRHVSGDLYCSKSGKKFSGQVQEKFTIIDCLHVLSGSYSFTWLSGQVHRNFITLFSGHIVESFDEEFRRLFSQSKPVNEFNSKHALPHSLPRSSVKTSSGPIIMWPESHNTLSNTLSSLSSSSQPSINTFHFTKGENLHNQKQNSRAAAQYRLLYTPLLQERNYPFQVDCHLNEIPKPTMNSNRINTLRAQREELQSVSRLLPFRQHYMLTDTKLLFNLERTHRGKYSMEAPVRLNNLANPKYFNNR